Proteins encoded within one genomic window of Granulicella pectinivorans:
- a CDS encoding LacI family DNA-binding transcriptional regulator, translating into MDIRQVAKRAKVSTATVSRVLNDSPSVREKTSAHVRNVIAEMNYVPNTHARSLRVGRARMYGLIVSDINNPFFPELIDAFEALAAQQGIDVIFMHTNYDPKRLQSCIRRMVERSVDGIAVMTSEVDLEALQMAPERVPLVLMNQPAFKDRYRNVPVEYATGFREALEHLRELGHTDIGFISGPSTLSSAKRRREEWSLAMKRLKLPVRKGWVITGDMRMEGGERAMAELMALEERPTAVLTSNDLMAVGALQAASHAGLSVPTDVSIIGFDDLPIASMVMPPLTTIQLPRREIAAYAFASLLQATRDGMVANSDVVHPTLIVRKSTAVVPPRR; encoded by the coding sequence ATGGATATTCGACAAGTTGCCAAGCGCGCCAAGGTCTCCACAGCGACGGTGTCCCGTGTGCTGAACGATTCACCCAGTGTGCGCGAGAAGACATCGGCCCATGTGCGCAACGTCATCGCCGAGATGAACTATGTGCCGAACACGCACGCGCGAAGCCTGCGTGTTGGCAGAGCCCGCATGTATGGGTTGATCGTCTCGGACATCAACAATCCATTCTTCCCCGAGCTGATCGATGCCTTCGAGGCTCTTGCCGCGCAGCAGGGAATCGATGTCATCTTCATGCACACGAACTACGATCCCAAGCGTCTGCAAAGCTGTATCCGGCGCATGGTGGAGCGCAGCGTGGATGGCATCGCCGTCATGACCTCGGAGGTCGATCTGGAAGCGCTCCAGATGGCTCCGGAGCGGGTTCCTCTGGTGCTGATGAACCAGCCCGCATTCAAGGACCGCTACCGCAATGTGCCTGTGGAGTACGCAACCGGCTTCCGCGAAGCTCTTGAGCATCTTCGTGAACTTGGCCATACCGACATCGGCTTCATCTCCGGGCCTTCTACGCTTAGCTCAGCCAAGCGGCGACGTGAGGAATGGAGTCTCGCGATGAAACGTTTGAAGCTTCCGGTGCGCAAGGGGTGGGTGATCACCGGAGACATGCGCATGGAAGGGGGCGAGCGTGCGATGGCGGAGCTGATGGCACTCGAGGAGCGCCCGACTGCGGTGCTGACCTCGAACGACCTGATGGCCGTAGGGGCTCTGCAGGCTGCCTCGCATGCTGGTCTCTCGGTGCCTACCGACGTGTCGATCATCGGCTTCGACGATCTTCCCATTGCCAGTATGGTGATGCCGCCGTTGACCACCATTCAGCTTCCCCGGCGCGAGATTGCGGCCTATGCGTTCGCCAGCCTGCTGCAGGCCACGCGTGATGGGATGGTTGCGAACTCCGACGTCGTCCACCCTACGCTGATCGTGCGCAAATCGACCGCTGTCGTCCCCCCAAGAAGATAA
- a CDS encoding GGDEF domain-containing response regulator, with protein MRILIADDDLMSVRMMERILVLAGYEVVVADNGHDAMQHLQSPDGPRLALLDWMMPELDGPEVCRELRKDADRPYIYIVLLTSKDSKEDLVMALEAGADDFLTKPCNAGELKARLRTGHRILLLEDKLVEAREEMRFKATHDMLTGLWNRGAVQAALSYELRRLHREQSSVAVLLCDVDHFKSVNDSYGHLVGDDVLREVADRLHNAVRPGDVVGRYGGEEFLVVLRNCDHLLVVEAAERVRTTIASTPIQVRGRSLAIAISIGATVAEHSERVLVPEVLIGEADRMLYRAKQEGRNRVVISETIV; from the coding sequence GTGAGAATTTTGATCGCGGACGACGACCTGATGTCCGTGCGGATGATGGAACGGATTTTGGTACTCGCCGGATATGAAGTCGTGGTTGCGGACAACGGGCATGATGCCATGCAGCACCTGCAGTCGCCCGACGGCCCCCGGCTTGCTTTGCTGGATTGGATGATGCCAGAGCTGGACGGTCCTGAGGTTTGTCGCGAACTCCGGAAAGACGCCGACCGCCCCTATATCTACATTGTGCTTCTGACCTCCAAGGACTCGAAAGAAGATCTTGTGATGGCGTTGGAGGCCGGTGCGGACGACTTTCTGACCAAGCCGTGTAACGCCGGCGAACTCAAGGCACGACTCCGGACCGGCCACCGCATTCTCCTGCTCGAAGACAAGCTGGTGGAGGCGCGGGAAGAGATGCGCTTCAAAGCGACCCACGATATGCTGACCGGCTTGTGGAATCGTGGAGCCGTGCAGGCTGCCTTGAGCTACGAACTGCGCCGTCTGCATCGTGAACAGAGTTCGGTGGCGGTGCTGCTGTGCGATGTCGATCACTTCAAGTCGGTCAACGATTCCTACGGGCACTTGGTGGGAGACGATGTGCTCAGGGAGGTTGCGGACAGGCTGCACAACGCGGTACGCCCGGGCGATGTCGTCGGTCGCTACGGTGGAGAAGAGTTCCTTGTCGTGCTGCGCAATTGCGACCATCTGCTGGTCGTCGAGGCCGCGGAACGCGTACGGACCACCATTGCGTCCACGCCGATTCAGGTGCGCGGACGCTCTCTCGCAATCGCGATCAGCATCGGTGCGACGGTCGCGGAACACAGCGAACGCGTCCTCGTTCCGGAGGTACTCATCGGCGAGGCTGACCGGATGCTATATCGAGCGAAGCAGGAGGGAAGAAACCGCGTGGTGATCTCCGAAACGATCGTTTAA
- a CDS encoding response regulator produces MVGHYDYRLVTVSVLIAILSAYAALDLAGRVTSSRGLVRLAWLSGGAMAMGMGIWTMHYVGMLAFILPVPVLYDWPTVVLSLLAAVFASGVALLVVSRESMGNIGAISGAIVMGSGIAGMHYIGMDAMRLPGMHHYNLAIVLLSILLAVVISFVALRLTFAQREYKRSFSTRKTMSALAMGAAIPVMHYVGMAAVTFTPMEEPLRSFEHAINISDLGLVAIIFTALIMLGLVFVTAFVDRKFDTQSLHLKRSEQRYRMIVETAFDAFIGFDTNFVVTNWNAQSELTFHCSLSDALGRSLQEFLRLDTPVGPGELPLRERLRWSDTQTDLGRVEVVGLRKDGSEFPAEMAVSPILWGEEKRFSAFVQDVTTRKVVEKEREAAKLAAESANRAKSEFLANMSHEIRTPLNGVIGMTDLALETELTREQREYLQTVKYSADALLNVINDTLDFSKIEAGKVELETVAFDLRECMESALRTLVLQAEEKGVELLSEVEQGVSEIYLGDSGRLRQVLINLVGNAIKFTPKGEVAVSARIAGEGPQEGTVKLHFVVVDTGIGIPEEKREKIFESFSQADTSTTREYGGTGLGLTISRRLVEMMGGKIWVESEVGKGSKFHFVVTLGIAEAAAVRASTESVMDVLRGKRVLVVDDNRTNRRILDGLLTNWGMRTALAEDAEQALIKLSEAQGFGMSYDLILTDMHMPRMDGFDLITKIHEDSRSAATIMMLSSGGQKGDVVRCEQLGVAAYLLKPIRQIELKQAITRVLAPVEKIAAPPVLTRETLQQDRDPRASMNVLIAEDNEVNQRLAVRLLERRGHTVTVVGNGRAAVEALQKNSYDLVLMDLQMPEMSGFEATVAVRAGEQATGRHQPIVALTAMVMKEDQERCIEVGMDGYLSKPIRPQELDMLLDRYAEKRMVSSPAAPAVMEDAMETVEESELMGRIGDDREFLAELVQVFRNDYPKQMRLLREAIAQGQIEAVMRVAHTVKGTLANLAAPRGRELATEIEEAATAGSLEQAEGTARKLEMEIEKIVVALDALCVEPES; encoded by the coding sequence ATGGTCGGTCATTACGACTATCGTTTGGTGACCGTATCGGTCTTGATCGCAATTCTCTCTGCCTATGCGGCCCTCGATCTCGCGGGCCGTGTGACGTCCTCGCGTGGCTTGGTGCGGCTGGCGTGGCTAAGTGGCGGCGCCATGGCGATGGGCATGGGGATATGGACCATGCATTACGTGGGCATGCTGGCCTTCATCCTGCCGGTGCCGGTTCTGTACGACTGGCCGACGGTGGTGCTCTCGCTGCTGGCTGCGGTGTTTGCTTCGGGGGTGGCGCTGCTGGTGGTCAGCCGTGAGTCCATGGGGAATATCGGGGCTATCTCCGGGGCCATTGTCATGGGCAGCGGGATCGCGGGGATGCACTATATCGGGATGGACGCCATGCGTTTGCCCGGGATGCACCACTACAACCTGGCGATCGTCCTTCTCAGCATCCTGCTCGCGGTCGTTATCTCATTTGTTGCCCTGCGTCTGACCTTTGCCCAGCGGGAGTATAAACGCTCGTTCAGCACACGTAAGACCATGAGCGCGCTCGCCATGGGAGCCGCGATTCCTGTGATGCACTACGTCGGCATGGCAGCCGTGACGTTTACCCCCATGGAGGAGCCGTTACGTTCGTTCGAGCACGCCATCAACATCTCGGACCTTGGGCTTGTCGCCATTATTTTTACTGCGCTTATCATGCTGGGGCTGGTCTTTGTCACGGCGTTTGTGGACCGTAAGTTCGATACGCAGTCCCTGCATTTGAAGCGGAGCGAACAGCGGTATCGCATGATCGTGGAGACAGCCTTCGATGCGTTCATCGGCTTCGATACGAACTTTGTCGTCACCAACTGGAACGCGCAGTCGGAGCTGACGTTTCATTGCTCCCTGAGCGATGCCCTGGGGCGCTCGTTGCAGGAGTTCCTGCGGCTCGATACGCCAGTTGGCCCGGGTGAGCTTCCACTGAGGGAACGCCTTCGTTGGAGCGATACGCAGACGGATCTCGGCCGGGTGGAGGTCGTCGGGTTGCGGAAGGATGGAAGCGAGTTTCCTGCGGAGATGGCTGTTTCGCCCATCCTGTGGGGCGAGGAGAAACGCTTCTCCGCCTTTGTGCAGGATGTGACCACACGCAAGGTGGTCGAGAAGGAGCGCGAGGCCGCGAAGCTGGCTGCCGAGTCCGCGAATCGCGCCAAGAGTGAGTTTCTGGCCAATATGAGCCACGAGATTCGCACCCCGCTGAACGGTGTGATCGGTATGACCGATCTGGCGCTTGAAACGGAACTGACCCGGGAGCAGAGGGAGTATCTGCAGACCGTGAAGTACTCCGCCGACGCTTTGCTCAATGTCATCAACGACACGCTCGACTTCTCGAAGATCGAAGCCGGAAAGGTCGAGCTGGAGACGGTGGCGTTCGATCTGCGCGAGTGCATGGAGTCTGCCCTGAGAACGCTCGTTCTCCAGGCTGAAGAGAAAGGCGTGGAACTCCTCTCCGAGGTGGAACAGGGAGTCTCCGAGATCTATCTCGGCGATTCCGGAAGGCTTCGCCAGGTGCTCATCAATCTGGTGGGGAATGCGATCAAGTTCACGCCGAAGGGCGAGGTGGCCGTCTCCGCCCGGATCGCTGGAGAGGGCCCGCAGGAGGGTACGGTCAAGCTGCACTTCGTGGTGGTCGACACCGGCATCGGTATTCCCGAAGAGAAGCGAGAGAAGATCTTCGAATCCTTTAGCCAGGCCGACACCTCGACCACGCGTGAGTATGGCGGGACGGGGCTGGGACTGACTATCTCGCGCCGCCTTGTGGAGATGATGGGCGGAAAGATATGGGTCGAGAGCGAGGTTGGCAAGGGCTCGAAGTTTCACTTCGTCGTCACGCTGGGCATCGCGGAGGCAGCGGCCGTGCGTGCGTCGACTGAGTCCGTTATGGATGTTCTTCGCGGCAAGCGTGTGTTGGTGGTCGACGATAACAGGACGAACCGCAGGATCCTCGATGGACTTCTGACCAACTGGGGTATGCGGACCGCTCTTGCGGAAGATGCGGAGCAGGCGTTGATCAAGCTCTCTGAGGCGCAGGGATTTGGCATGTCGTACGACCTCATCCTGACCGACATGCACATGCCGAGGATGGATGGGTTCGACCTCATCACGAAGATCCATGAGGACAGCCGCTCGGCGGCTACGATCATGATGTTGTCCTCCGGCGGCCAGAAGGGCGATGTCGTCCGTTGCGAGCAGCTTGGAGTCGCCGCGTATCTGCTGAAGCCGATCCGTCAGATTGAGCTCAAGCAGGCCATCACGCGTGTGCTTGCTCCCGTGGAAAAGATCGCCGCTCCACCGGTGCTTACGCGCGAGACCTTGCAGCAGGACCGCGACCCCCGTGCAAGCATGAACGTGTTAATCGCCGAAGACAACGAGGTCAATCAGCGGCTTGCGGTTCGTCTGCTGGAACGGCGCGGTCATACGGTCACGGTGGTCGGCAACGGTCGGGCCGCGGTCGAAGCGTTGCAGAAGAATTCCTACGACCTAGTGTTGATGGACCTGCAGATGCCCGAGATGAGCGGGTTCGAGGCCACGGTCGCGGTTCGTGCGGGGGAGCAGGCGACCGGTCGCCATCAGCCCATCGTTGCTCTTACGGCGATGGTGATGAAAGAAGATCAGGAACGCTGCATTGAGGTGGGGATGGATGGCTATCTCTCGAAGCCGATCCGCCCCCAGGAACTCGACATGCTGTTGGACCGCTATGCGGAGAAGCGGATGGTGAGCAGCCCTGCGGCGCCCGCTGTTATGGAGGATGCGATGGAGACGGTGGAAGAATCGGAGTTGATGGGGCGAATCGGCGATGATCGTGAGTTCCTGGCCGAACTGGTGCAGGTCTTCCGAAACGATTATCCGAAGCAGATGCGACTGCTGCGCGAAGCGATTGCACAGGGGCAGATTGAAGCCGTGATGCGTGTCGCGCATACGGTGAAAGGAACTCTGGCAAATCTGGCCGCGCCGCGCGGCAGGGAACTCGCCACCGAGATTGAAGAGGCGGCGACCGCCGGTAGCCTGGAGCAGGCCGAAGGGACGGCGCGTAAACTGGAGATGGAGATTGAGAAGATCGTGGTAGCCTTGGACGCTCTGTGTGTGGAGCCTGAATCGTGA